Proteins encoded by one window of Puntigrus tetrazona isolate hp1 chromosome 17, ASM1883169v1, whole genome shotgun sequence:
- the cfap99 gene encoding cilia- and flagella-associated protein 99 isoform X2 has translation MNYKELVDEVTRLLDEFQEDKQCIDSFTEDKAKDLKNLSSSDQKFIIDTLYGCIMQKKLLDVVVNLFYNHHEKKLFKVDRNLFIVVCYLAVFCLHDLGLEDFSRIIKSLDISKMHKFLSFFFNISNLTTHIQEEWSHIYDAVVVDDNWITPLLRWCSEIEVLLDRLAKKMGKGNLPKKSSRKSTKPREFDLTRPKAQPLPAPEVIPQQDKPKPVPTTTHRSPKEPEILDDMKQRNRQKALQILNEANSQQFRCANPQKSEKTQNVISQILQSRDAELQFDKLYTSGSPATQKMNSLPVRLNTTAILREGALYNRQLEEELQRLERLSQGASEPSGFLQWQKEMKEKDLQEELAELERRRLEGRISHEEAVLARERVLELNHHKAQQTKEETAELMRKYAEKRLKEEKEMRELVQQVADGHKNSKAAKAKLQEIKQRIVKEVSEHSRELLSQALEEAQVELSRKMELIRQIRAFESAPLVRQKLVDDTETAGHDLLCEMSLAELRERLALLRESEQFELEDRRQRIFQEKQLKEQLLLEQLENIALRRNLAEQAALRSQEEKRMRNELRDAVSRDERVLTLQKTLEQKQQERQKRKTEKSGMKKNEQVLPLTLKTTLNKKQVLEEQHWKELERNLEQQIYGTFQQSSKKHGAGQNHRRVY, from the exons ATGAACTACAAAGAACTTGTCGACGAGGTCACAAGACTCCTGGACGAGTTTCAAGAAGACAAACAATGCATTGATAGTTTTACAGAGGATAAAGCCAAGGATCTTAAG AACCTCTCCTCTTCTGACCAGAAGTTTATTATTGATACGTTGTATGGATGTATCatgcaaaaaaagcttttggaTGTTGTGGTCAACCTCTTTTACAATcaccatgaaaaaaaattattcaaagtgGATAGAAACCTGTTCATTG TTGTCTGTTATCTTGCCGTGTTTTGTCTTCATGATCTGGGCCTGGAGGATTTCAGTAGAATTATCAAGTCTTTAGACATctcaaaaatgcacaaa TTCCTGagctttttctttaatatcagcAACCTCACAACACACATCCAGGAGGAATGGAGTCACATCTATGATGCTGTTGTTGTAGATGATAACTGGATCACACCTTTGCTGAg ATGGTGCAGTGAGATTGAGGTGCTGTTGGATCGGCTTGCCAAAAAAATGGGCAAAGGAAATCTGCCAAAAAAATCTTCCAGGAAAAGCACTAAACCGAGGGAATTTGATCTGACCCGGCCCAAAGCTCAACCACTCCCTGCTCCTGAAGTCATTCCACAGCAGGACAAGCCCAAGCCG GTACCAACCACCACTCACAGATCTCCAAAAGAACCAGAAATTCTGGATGATATGAAGCAGAGGAACAGACAGAAAGCTTTA CAAATACTGAATGAAGCAAACTCCCAGCAGTTCAGATGTGCAAATCCACAGAAGTCTGAGAAAACTCAA AATGTGATATCCCAGATTCTTCAAAGCCGAGATGCTGAACTCCAATTTGACAAGCTTTATACTTCTGGAAGCCCTGCCACCCAAAAG ATGAACAGCTTGCCTGTCAGACTGAACACAACAGCCATACTGCGAGAGGGAGCTTTATATAATCGTCAACTGGAAGAAGAGTTACAAAG ATTAGAACGATTATCGCAGGGTGCAAGTGAGCCATCTGGGTTCCTGCAGTGGCAGAAGGAAATGAAGGAGAAAGATCTGCAAGAAGAACTAGCTGAGCTGGAGCGCCGAAGACTGGAGGGACGGATTAGCCATGAGGAGGCAGTTCTTGCGCGAGAACGTGTCTTGGAGCTCAACCACCATAAAGCTCAGCAGACTAAAGAAGAG actgctgagctcatgcGCAAGTATGCAGAGAAGCGTCTGAAGGAGGAGAAGGAAATGAGAGAGCTGGTGCAACAAGTGGCCGATGGCCATAAGAACTCCAAAGCTGCCAAAGCTAAGCTGCAAGAAATTAAACAGCGCATAG TAAAGGAGGTCTCAGAGCACAGCAGGGAACTCCTCAGCCAGGCTCTGGAGGAAGCTCAGGTTGAGCTAAGCAGGAAGATGGAGCTTATCCGTCAGATTCGTGCTTTTGAGTCAGCGCCTCTGGTCAGACAAAAGCTTGTGGATGACACTGAG acTGCAGGTCACGATTTGCTGTGTGAGATGTCTCTGGCGGagctgcgggagcgtttggcactCCTGAGAGAGTCAGAGCAGTTTGAGCTGGAGGACAGAAGACAGCGCATCTTTCAGGAGAAACAGCTCAAAGAGCAGTTACTGCTAGAACAGTTGGAAAATATCGCTCTACGCAGAAATCTAGCAGAACAGGCCGCTTTGCGCAG TCAAGAAGAGAAAAGGATGAGAAATGAACTGCGGGACGCTGTCAGCAGAGATGAGAGAGTGCTGACCCTACAGAAAACCCTGGAGCAGAAACAACAGGAAAGACAAAAGAGGAAGACTGAAAAAAGCGGTATGAAAAAGAATGAGCAGGTGCTTCCACTCACACTGAAGACCACCCTCAACAAAAAG caGGTTCTTGAGGAACAGCATTGGAAAGAGTTGGAGCGAAATTTGGAACAACAGATTTATGGGACCTTTCAGCAGTCATCAAAAAAACATGGCGCTGGCCAGAACCACAGGCGAGTTTACTGA
- the cfap99 gene encoding cilia- and flagella-associated protein 99 isoform X1, with product MNYKELVDEVTRLLDEFQEDKQCIDSFTEDKAKDLKNLSSSDQKFIIDTLYGCIMQKKLLDVVVNLFYNHHEKKLFKVDRNLFIVVCYLAVFCLHDLGLEDFSRIIKSLDISKMHKFLSFFFNISNLTTHIQEEWSHIYDAVVVDDNWITPLLRWCSEIEVLLDRLAKKMGKGNLPKKSSRKSTKPREFDLTRPKAQPLPAPEVIPQQDKPKPVPTTTHRSPKEPEILDDMKQRNRQKALQILNEANSQQFRCANPQKSEKTQNVISQILQSRDAELQFDKLYTSGSPATQKMNSLPVRLNTTAILREGALYNRQLEEELQRLERLSQGASEPSGFLQWQKEMKEKDLQEELAELERRRLEGRISHEEAVLARERVLELNHHKAQQTKEETAELMRKYAEKRLKEEKEMRELVQQVADGHKNSKAAKAKLQEIKQRIVKEVSEHSRELLSQALEEAQVELSRKMELIRQIRAFESAPLVRQKLVDDTETAGHDLLCEMSLAELRERLALLRESEQFELEDRRQRIFQEKQLKEQLLLEQLENIALRRNLAEQAALRSQEEKRMRNELRDAVSRDERVLTLQKTLEQKQQERQKRKTEKSGMKKNEQVLPLTLKTTLNKKQQVLEEQHWKELERNLEQQIYGTFQQSSKKHGAGQNHRRVY from the exons ATGAACTACAAAGAACTTGTCGACGAGGTCACAAGACTCCTGGACGAGTTTCAAGAAGACAAACAATGCATTGATAGTTTTACAGAGGATAAAGCCAAGGATCTTAAG AACCTCTCCTCTTCTGACCAGAAGTTTATTATTGATACGTTGTATGGATGTATCatgcaaaaaaagcttttggaTGTTGTGGTCAACCTCTTTTACAATcaccatgaaaaaaaattattcaaagtgGATAGAAACCTGTTCATTG TTGTCTGTTATCTTGCCGTGTTTTGTCTTCATGATCTGGGCCTGGAGGATTTCAGTAGAATTATCAAGTCTTTAGACATctcaaaaatgcacaaa TTCCTGagctttttctttaatatcagcAACCTCACAACACACATCCAGGAGGAATGGAGTCACATCTATGATGCTGTTGTTGTAGATGATAACTGGATCACACCTTTGCTGAg ATGGTGCAGTGAGATTGAGGTGCTGTTGGATCGGCTTGCCAAAAAAATGGGCAAAGGAAATCTGCCAAAAAAATCTTCCAGGAAAAGCACTAAACCGAGGGAATTTGATCTGACCCGGCCCAAAGCTCAACCACTCCCTGCTCCTGAAGTCATTCCACAGCAGGACAAGCCCAAGCCG GTACCAACCACCACTCACAGATCTCCAAAAGAACCAGAAATTCTGGATGATATGAAGCAGAGGAACAGACAGAAAGCTTTA CAAATACTGAATGAAGCAAACTCCCAGCAGTTCAGATGTGCAAATCCACAGAAGTCTGAGAAAACTCAA AATGTGATATCCCAGATTCTTCAAAGCCGAGATGCTGAACTCCAATTTGACAAGCTTTATACTTCTGGAAGCCCTGCCACCCAAAAG ATGAACAGCTTGCCTGTCAGACTGAACACAACAGCCATACTGCGAGAGGGAGCTTTATATAATCGTCAACTGGAAGAAGAGTTACAAAG ATTAGAACGATTATCGCAGGGTGCAAGTGAGCCATCTGGGTTCCTGCAGTGGCAGAAGGAAATGAAGGAGAAAGATCTGCAAGAAGAACTAGCTGAGCTGGAGCGCCGAAGACTGGAGGGACGGATTAGCCATGAGGAGGCAGTTCTTGCGCGAGAACGTGTCTTGGAGCTCAACCACCATAAAGCTCAGCAGACTAAAGAAGAG actgctgagctcatgcGCAAGTATGCAGAGAAGCGTCTGAAGGAGGAGAAGGAAATGAGAGAGCTGGTGCAACAAGTGGCCGATGGCCATAAGAACTCCAAAGCTGCCAAAGCTAAGCTGCAAGAAATTAAACAGCGCATAG TAAAGGAGGTCTCAGAGCACAGCAGGGAACTCCTCAGCCAGGCTCTGGAGGAAGCTCAGGTTGAGCTAAGCAGGAAGATGGAGCTTATCCGTCAGATTCGTGCTTTTGAGTCAGCGCCTCTGGTCAGACAAAAGCTTGTGGATGACACTGAG acTGCAGGTCACGATTTGCTGTGTGAGATGTCTCTGGCGGagctgcgggagcgtttggcactCCTGAGAGAGTCAGAGCAGTTTGAGCTGGAGGACAGAAGACAGCGCATCTTTCAGGAGAAACAGCTCAAAGAGCAGTTACTGCTAGAACAGTTGGAAAATATCGCTCTACGCAGAAATCTAGCAGAACAGGCCGCTTTGCGCAG TCAAGAAGAGAAAAGGATGAGAAATGAACTGCGGGACGCTGTCAGCAGAGATGAGAGAGTGCTGACCCTACAGAAAACCCTGGAGCAGAAACAACAGGAAAGACAAAAGAGGAAGACTGAAAAAAGCGGTATGAAAAAGAATGAGCAGGTGCTTCCACTCACACTGAAGACCACCCTCAACAAAAAG cagcaGGTTCTTGAGGAACAGCATTGGAAAGAGTTGGAGCGAAATTTGGAACAACAGATTTATGGGACCTTTCAGCAGTCATCAAAAAAACATGGCGCTGGCCAGAACCACAGGCGAGTTTACTGA